The genome window GAGATAGACCAAGAATGGATGGAGTACGTCCAGAGCCAAATCAAGGACCCAAAACTCAACCTCATACTTTCAAACATCCTGGACGTTGACTTTGACCTGGAAATGGGGCCAGACAAACCGTGGGTTGTCCTGGCTAATCTACCCTACCAAATAACCTTTCCCATCATGTTTCGCTTCGTCACCTATCGCCATTTGTTTGATGAGGGTGTGGTCATGATTCAAGAAGAAGTTGCACAAAAAATTGTCGCATCTCGGGGGAAGCCATACAGTGCAACATCGCTCTACTTGCAATATCATTTTAACTTCAAACTTCTAGAAAAAATCGAGCCGGGCGCATTTAGCCCACCACCAAAAGTATTTTCACGCCTACTCTACTTCAAGCCACGCACTGACCAACCAGAAATACCCAATGTCGAGCAGTTCTGGAAATTTTTAAAATCATGTTTTTCCCATCCACGCCAGATGCTACGTAATAACTTGCGCTCAACACATTATGCATGGCAAAACTTGCCAGAAGAAACACTTCAGTTACGTGCACAACAAATGAGCTTTCAAGATTTTCTTGAACTCTGGAAGAAAATTTCTAACTAACGCAGGACTTGTTGTACGTGATCAATTAACATGTCACGGTAGTACTCAAGCTCAGGCACGACACAATCTACAACTTTTGCTTGGTCATCCCATTCGCGAATCTGTAACTTTTGCTCAAATAGCGGATCTTGCTCAAAATCATGTGCTTCGCCTTGCGTCATTGGTCCGCCCTGAGCAACCAGTGTTTGCTGACTTGCATATGAAAGCTTTCCTCTAAACGCCTCATCTTTAAACGCAAGATATCGCTTTGCCTGGACATGCCCCTTAACTAACGCACAAACAGTATCTGAAAAACCGTGTTCAAAAAGATACTCAGCCCCTAGCTCTTCATGGCCAGCGGTACCAAAAATTCCCATTTTCTCGCATGCTTGGTCAGCACACAGATGACCAATATCATGCAACAATGCAGCAATAATTTGCTCTTGAGTCCCCCCAG of Campylobacterota bacterium contains these proteins:
- a CDS encoding HD domain-containing protein, with the translated sequence MKNCLKIIAVSFFVFVNLQAKIENTAYVVDKIFSVLTIGAEQDYIGEDVSQLEHALQAAYLAVQAGGTQEQIIAALLHDIGHLCADQACEKMGIFGTAGHEELGAEYLFEHGFSDTVCALVKGHVQAKRYLAFKDEAFRGKLSYASQQTLVAQGGPMTQGEAHDFEQDPLFEQKLQIREWDDQAKVVDCVVPELEYYRDMLIDHVQQVLR
- the rsmA gene encoding ribosomal RNA small subunit methyltransferase A; amino-acid sequence: MKQYRKKHPNKHSRNQHPSDREQQPRKKKALGQHFLRKQSVVDHMIEAVTVTDQHSVLEIGCGDGFLTRSILAQTPCKQLRVYEIDQEWMEYVQSQIKDPKLNLILSNILDVDFDLEMGPDKPWVVLANLPYQITFPIMFRFVTYRHLFDEGVVMIQEEVAQKIVASRGKPYSATSLYLQYHFNFKLLEKIEPGAFSPPPKVFSRLLYFKPRTDQPEIPNVEQFWKFLKSCFSHPRQMLRNNLRSTHYAWQNLPEETLQLRAQQMSFQDFLELWKKISN